A region from the Chrysoperla carnea chromosome 4, inChrCarn1.1, whole genome shotgun sequence genome encodes:
- the LOC123298459 gene encoding trypsin-5-like produces MKLTIFCYMVLFVFSICGDDYFKPEDVSYPLIEPKRMEARDVPYFVFINTPAEDQKYCGGAIISQTFILTSATCFSFSKPSTVFVEVGSTKYNVSKIIKHGNYGNPKWDFDIAIIELKESLSYSSIARPIELPNRIEYLNEPEWCNVTAYDISISSNMTKPTIYTVRLPVVGLEKCQKLFLINDEFQITRHTLCVGLVNIEATRSYVYRNKGAPLIALGKLQGIGMSTAVDEDHPHIFARVSSVREWIRRNTGL; encoded by the exons atgaaattaacaattttctgtTACATGGTGTTATTTGTGTTTTCAATTTGCG gcgatgattatttcaaacCCGAGGATGTAAGTTATCCATTAATTGAACCCAAAAGAATGGAAGCGAGAGATGTGCCTTATTTTGTCTTCATAAACACACCAGCAGAGGATCAAAAATACTGTGGCGGAGCAATTATAagtcaaacttttattttaacttctGCTACATGTTTTTCATTCTCAAAACCATCTACTGTTTTTGTTGAAGTTGGATCTACAAAGTATAATgtatctaaaataattaaacacgGTAATTATGGAAATCCCAAATGGGATTTTGATATTGCGATAATTGAGCTCAAAGAATCGTTAAGTTATTCATCGATAGCTAGACCAATTGAGTTACCAAATCGAATTGAATATCTGAACGAACCTGAATGGTGTAATGTGACAGCGTATGATATATCTATTTCATCAAATATG ACAAAACCAACAATATACACAGTTCGGTTACCGGTTGTGGGccttgaaaaatgtcaaaaattatttttgattaatgacGAATTCCAAATTACGAGACATACTCTATGTGTGGGACTTGTTAATATTGAGGCAACTAGAAGTTATGTCTATAGAAACAAAGGTGCTCCATTAATTGCATTAGGGAAACTACAAGGTATTGGAATGAGTACAGCAGTCGATGAAGATCATCCACACATTTTTGCAAGAGTTTCAAGTGTTCGTGAATGGATTCGACGAAATACTGGTTTATGA